Proteins found in one Rhodobacteraceae bacterium D3-12 genomic segment:
- a CDS encoding DUF4175 domain-containing protein, translated as MMIYSVLPYLYYVACAGAIGFQFALIFGAPWGRITQGGRHAGALPVSGRIAAGVSVFILLAMVFSIISAAGWWPHWPVWASWLALAVQALSTLANWITPSRAERILWGPITLVMLLVAGSIVFAA; from the coding sequence ATGATGATCTACAGCGTATTGCCCTATCTCTATTATGTCGCCTGTGCGGGCGCGATCGGGTTTCAATTTGCGCTGATCTTTGGCGCGCCGTGGGGCAGGATCACCCAAGGGGGCCGCCACGCGGGGGCCTTGCCTGTCTCTGGCCGGATCGCGGCGGGTGTTTCGGTGTTCATTTTGCTCGCCATGGTATTTTCAATCATATCAGCCGCCGGTTGGTGGCCGCATTGGCCGGTTTGGGCAAGCTGGCTCGCGCTGGCTGTTCAGGCGCTATCGACCTTGGCGAACTGGATCACGCCGTCACGGGCGGAACGGATTTTGTGGGGGCCGATAACATTGGTGATGCTGCTTGTGGCGGGGTCGATCGTTTTCGCGGCCTGA
- a CDS encoding metalloregulator ArsR/SmtB family transcription factor — MDMIHALDGFSALSQETRLRVFRLLIKAGQGGMAAGEMAEALEVRQNTLSANLSVLLQAGLVRNQREGRSIRYFADAEGLSALLTFLLEECCGGRPELCAPLIETIACGCEGAENGEC, encoded by the coding sequence ATGGATATGATTCATGCATTAGATGGGTTTTCCGCTTTGTCGCAAGAGACTCGCCTGCGGGTGTTTCGTCTTTTGATCAAGGCGGGGCAGGGTGGCATGGCCGCGGGCGAGATGGCCGAGGCGTTGGAGGTTCGGCAGAACACCTTGTCGGCGAACCTGTCTGTGCTGTTGCAAGCCGGGTTGGTGCGCAACCAGAGAGAAGGGCGTTCGATACGGTATTTTGCCGATGCGGAGGGGCTGAGCGCATTGCTGACCTTTCTGTTGGAAGAATGTTGCGGCGGGCGCCCGGAGCTGTGCGCGCCATTGATTGAAACGATAGCATGTGGATGTGAAGGGGCCGAAAATGGCGAGTGTTGA
- a CDS encoding monooxygenase, whose protein sequence is MITEIVTFDLPPGAPRDEIIAKFELTVPRWQANDALVRKYYLYDGEAGIVGGVYLWPSRADAEAAHDAAWCAMAEELYGCRPRFQYFDTPLIVDNSG, encoded by the coding sequence ATGATTACAGAGATCGTCACGTTTGATTTGCCACCGGGCGCGCCCCGCGACGAGATCATTGCCAAGTTCGAGCTTACCGTGCCGCGATGGCAGGCCAATGACGCTTTGGTGCGCAAGTATTACCTTTATGATGGCGAGGCGGGGATTGTCGGGGGTGTTTACCTGTGGCCAAGCCGGGCAGACGCCGAGGCCGCACATGATGCAGCGTGGTGCGCTATGGCCGAAGAGCTATATGGCTGCCGCCCGAGGTTTCAGTATTTCGACACGCCGTTGATCGTGGACAACAGCGGGTAG